The Clostridium sporogenes genome contains a region encoding:
- a CDS encoding HAD family hydrolase, with product MNIKGVIFDFNGTMFYDGEIQETSWRTYLQRKIGKKVTDDEFQEYVHGRNADVTLPYFLGTELSKKEIEELAEEKEVTYRELCLADNNKFKLANGLIDFLNYLKESKIPFTIATASGLNNVKFFFEHLDLAKWFNISNVVYDDGRIPGKPEPEIYIRAANKIGIHINECMVFEDAKSGIMSAHRAGAYKIVGVASMLDKEAMLKIDGVDEVIEDYTNVINLLE from the coding sequence ATGAACATAAAGGGTGTAATATTTGATTTTAATGGAACTATGTTCTATGATGGAGAAATTCAAGAAACATCTTGGAGAACATATTTACAAAGAAAAATAGGTAAAAAAGTGACAGATGATGAATTTCAAGAATACGTTCATGGCAGAAATGCAGATGTTACATTACCATATTTTTTAGGTACAGAGTTGTCTAAAAAAGAAATAGAAGAATTAGCAGAAGAAAAAGAAGTAACATACCGTGAACTATGCCTAGCAGATAATAATAAATTCAAATTAGCTAATGGATTAATAGATTTTTTAAATTATTTAAAAGAAAGTAAAATTCCTTTTACAATTGCTACTGCTTCAGGATTGAATAATGTTAAATTCTTTTTTGAGCATTTAGATTTAGCAAAATGGTTTAATATATCTAATGTAGTGTATGATGATGGAAGAATTCCAGGAAAGCCAGAGCCAGAAATTTATATTAGGGCTGCTAATAAAATCGGAATTCATATAAATGAATGCATGGTTTTTGAAGATGCAAAGTCTGGCATAATGTCGGCACATAGAGCTGGTGCTTATAAAATAGTTGGAGTTGCTTCTATGCTTGATAAAGAAGCAATGTTAAAAATAGATGGTGTAGATGAAGTGATTGAAGATTATACAAACGTTATAAATTTACTAGAATAA
- a CDS encoding VanZ family protein produces the protein MDNLLFIGYEFLTAFVPFIVTFLIFNNMNKRKGILTSRIHCGITIAFAIYIISVFYFTGTGTLYDILRYRFEITQKLNFMPFSNEIDIVAYLQNILLFIPFGILLPFLWKKQDKVLYILVSGFSFSMFIEITQLLNNRSTDIDDLILNTIGGLIGYGIYKMLTCVIKSEPESYDCCKWEPIIYIGVMFMGRFLLFNEFGFAKLLYGF, from the coding sequence ATGGATAACTTGCTTTTTATTGGATATGAATTTTTGACAGCGTTTGTTCCTTTTATTGTGACTTTCTTGATATTCAATAATATGAATAAACGTAAGGGTATATTAACATCAAGAATTCATTGTGGAATTACTATTGCTTTTGCAATTTATATAATTTCCGTATTTTATTTTACAGGAACAGGAACTTTATATGATATACTTCGTTATCGCTTTGAAATAACGCAAAAGCTAAACTTTATGCCATTTTCTAATGAAATTGATATAGTGGCATATTTACAAAACATATTGCTTTTTATTCCTTTTGGTATTCTACTTCCTTTTTTATGGAAAAAGCAAGATAAAGTGCTTTATATTCTCGTATCAGGATTTTCATTTTCAATGTTTATAGAAATCACTCAATTATTAAACAATAGAAGTACTGATATTGATGATTTAATATTGAATACGATAGGTGGACTCATTGGATATGGTATATATAAAATGCTTACTTGTGTAATAAAGAGTGAACCCGAATCATACGATTGCTGTAAATGGGAGCCCATCATATATATAGGTGTAATGTTTATGGGACGTTTTCTTTTATTTAATGAATTTGGATTTGCAAAATTACTTTATGGATTTTAA
- a CDS encoding GNAT family N-acetyltransferase, which yields MKIEITDEIKEQDKDIIFQGLLEYNLARIEEKNTKDLGIYVQDETGKKIAGLIGNTHGNWLFVKYLWVSEELRRHNIGGNILNQAEKTAKERGCKYSFLDTFSFQAPEFYKKHGYKEVFALENYPVTGKRYYFTKTL from the coding sequence ATGAAAATTGAGATTACTGATGAAATTAAAGAACAAGATAAAGATATTATTTTTCAAGGTTTGTTAGAATATAATTTAGCGAGAATTGAAGAAAAAAACACAAAGGATTTAGGCATTTATGTACAAGATGAAACAGGTAAAAAAATTGCTGGTCTAATTGGAAATACACATGGTAATTGGTTGTTTGTAAAATATCTATGGGTAAGTGAAGAACTAAGGAGACATAATATTGGAGGTAATATTTTAAATCAGGCAGAAAAAACAGCAAAAGAGCGTGGTTGCAAGTATTCATTTTTAGATACTTTTAGTTTTCAAGCACCTGAATTTTATAAAAAGCATGGATACAAGGAAGTGTTTGCATTAGAAAACTATCCTGTCACAGGAAAACGCTATTATTTTACTAAAACTCTTTAA
- a CDS encoding GNAT family N-acetyltransferase — MELKVIKLSEEYLEECVDLFIDTFSRAPWNDEYDSRQQVKNFFINHMKNNYFLGYIGLIDKKVVALSVGMKKPWICGMEYYIDEFCIGDGFQGKGIGSLFLKDIEKLLYDEKVEGMILNTERDYPSCKFYEKNGFQVLGNLIVLGK; from the coding sequence ATGGAACTAAAAGTAATTAAGTTATCAGAAGAATATTTGGAAGAATGTGTAGATTTATTTATAGATACATTTTCAAGAGCCCCCTGGAATGACGAGTATGATTCCAGACAACAGGTAAAGAATTTTTTCATAAATCATATGAAAAATAATTATTTTTTAGGATATATAGGATTAATAGATAAAAAAGTTGTAGCATTAAGTGTAGGAATGAAAAAGCCTTGGATTTGTGGTATGGAGTATTACATAGATGAATTTTGCATAGGAGATGGTTTTCAAGGAAAAGGTATTGGTAGCCTATTTTTGAAAGATATAGAAAAGTTATTATATGATGAAAAAGTAGAGGGAATGATACTAAATACAGAAAGAGATTATCCGTCTTGTAAGTTCTATGAAAAAAATGGCTTTCAAGTCTTAGGAAATCTGATTGTTTTGGGCAAATAA